A region from the Rosa rugosa chromosome 6, drRosRugo1.1, whole genome shotgun sequence genome encodes:
- the LOC133715071 gene encoding uncharacterized protein LOC133715071, with protein sequence MMSGARMSSGLSDSPKTTKATNNGPPLSARTFRGSPKPTSKVTPRVAGAWSMSPLIEAFPGSPPPVGSSGSSPISSLSSKTCSPKSEKTSFFSDMPANASTPRNQDGLENAKDYGRLCLTNFQNNPHKGSCLSKLSMASNPHHEIVEHQSNSEREERSVDEEDSHLACGEQSTNEESDGGGSPIAGRDKLMERPKPYHEFLDEVKKQELQAEVEAWKKAEQMKLMTKLRREEAAIEEWEFKQTSKALKDIKKLEIKLEKQRAKAVENTWKTISLTKEEANRRKIRARQCTIGRISAVSENYQKSNSSTKSLVWNKLTVYCKSMYFKSVRGKVPTSSQRQRSLK encoded by the exons ATGATGTCCGGAGCAAGAATGAGCTCAGGTTTGTCTGATAGCCCCAAGACCACCAAAGCCACCAATAATGGACCACCCTTGTCTGCCAGGACCTTCAGAGGCTCACCAAAGCCAACCAGTAAGGTGACGCCGCGTGTCGCCGGAGCTTGGAGCATGAGTCCTCTGATAGAGGCTTTTCCTGGCTCTCCACCACCTGTTGGTAGCAGTGGCTCCAGCCCCATCAGCTCGTTGAGCTCCAAGACTTGTTCTCCCAAATCAGAGAAGACTAGTTTCTTCTCTGACATGCCTGCAAATGCGTCCACCCCAAGAAACCAG GATGGGTTGGAGAATGCCAAAGACTATGGCCGGCTCTGTCTCACCAATTTCCAGAACAATCCTCACAAGGGTTCCTGCCTGAGCAAGCTGTCAATGGCCTCGAATCCTCACCATGAAATTGTTGAGCACCAATCAAActcagagagagaggagaggtcTGTTGATGAAGAGGATAGCCATTTGGCATGTGGGGAGCAGAGCACAAATGAAGAGTCCGATGGCGGCGGAAGCCCGATTGCCGGAAGAGATAAGCTGATGGAACGGCCCAAGCCGTACCATGAGTTCTTGGATGAAGTCAAGAAGCAGGAGCTGCAGGCTGAGGTTGAGGCATGGAAGAAAGCTGAGCAAATGAAGCTTATGACCAA GTTGAGAAGAGAAGAAGCTGCCATTGAGGAATGGGAATTCAAGCAGACCAGCAAGGCCTTGAAGGACATCAAAAAGCTTGAG ATTAAACTGGAGAAGCAACGTGCAAAAGCAGTGGAAAACACATGGAAGACAATAAGCTTGACCAAAGAGGAGGCAAACAGGAGGAAGATTAGAGCAAGGCAATGCACAATCGGAAGAATATCAGCAGTTTCAGAAAATTATCAGAAGTCCAACTCCTCCACCAAGAGCTTAGTTTGGAACAAACTCACTGTTTACTGCAAGTCCATGTATTTCAAATCTGTGCGAGGCAAGGTGCCAACATCATCACAAAGGCAACGTTCGTTAAAGTAG
- the LOC133715150 gene encoding protein transport protein Sec61 subunit beta yields MVLGGGAAPPRGSAAATASMRRRRTTSGGGGASGGAAGTMLQFYTDDAPGLKISPNVVLIMSIGFIAFVAVLHVMGKLYFVRSA; encoded by the coding sequence ATGGTTCTAGGCGGTGGAGCAGCTCCCCCAAGAGGAAGTGCCGCAGCTACTGCAAGCATGCGCCGAAGGAGGACGACGAGTGGTGGCGGTGGTGCTTCTGGAGGTGCAGCCGGGACAATGCTCCAGTTCTACACTGACGATGCCCCAGGACTCAAGATCTCCCCGAATGTTGTTCTCATCATGAGCATTGGTTTCATTGCCTTTGTTGCTGTTCTTCATGTCATGGGAAAGCTCTACTTTGTGCGCTCTGCTTAG